ATACGCCGCCCGATACAACAAGAAATACAAAAGAAAAGGATATCTTTTCCGGAGCAGATTCAAATCAGTTCTCTGCCAGGATCAGGACTACGCAGTTCAGCTCATTAAGTACGTGCATCTAAACCCTTTAAGGGCTGGGATGGTCAAGTCCCTTGAGGAACTAAAAGACTGCCCATTGTGCGGCCATGGATTCCTTATAGGCAAAGAAGATGCACCAGGAGAAAAGTTTCAAAGCAGAGAAGAAGCACTGTGCTTCTTCAGCGACGAAAAAGAAAATGCTGTCTCAGCTTATATGGAATCCATGTCACAGAGCTGCAACTGCGAAGATATTAAAACAGCCGGTAAAATGTCTGAAACCGAGATAACCGAAATAGCCCGCTCCTGCAAAGGATCACCTGCGGTAATTGGGGATCCCGAATTTGTAAAGAATGCCTTGGAACAGTACAAAAAGCATCTGAGCAGAATACATCGAAAAGTCGATTATCCCCATGTATTAAAGAAAACCTCAATTGAGGTTTGCCAGGAGTACGACATTACTGAAAGCGACCTTATGAAACGGGGAAGAAAGAACAAAAGATCTCAAGCCCGTGCTGATTTCTGCTATCGTTCTCATGTGATGGAGCTTATTCCACTTTCGGTCATTGCTGAATTTCTTAGGGTCACCATCTCCCCCATCGCTGTTCTGGTTAGTAAGGGAACGCCTGAAGATACTGAGGACAAAACTGTAACCTGCGTACAAACGGTTTGTTCAAGTTAATTCCGGGTTTCTTCTGATTTGGTCTTCTTAAAGAGTAGTTCTTCAGTTGCACCCATGTGCCACAGAAAACAATTCTGAGTAGATAATTCAGATTTGAGGGAATCTGCTTCTCGCCATCGAATTCAGATGTGAATATCTGAGTGGAAAGCTATTTCAGCTCTTTACAAAAAGCATTTCCTAAGGGACAGACTACTTTTTTACTAAAAATTCTGGTCGGATCACCTGCTAAAAGGAAAAAAAATAGTCCGTCCCCAAAAAAAAAGAGGAAAAAAGCAGTCTGTCCCCAACCTCAATGCGCCCCCTTACCCGTAAGCACAACCAAAAACGTCCGCAACAATATCTTCAAATCCAAATTCAAAGACATGTTCTCAAAATAGTAAAGATCATATATCACCTTCTGCTTAACATCCTCTATCGAAGAATCATATTTATGCTTCACCTGGGCCCATCCCGTTATACCCGGCTTCATCTTTATACGCCGCACATACCAGGGGATCTCCTTCTTCAACTGCTCCACGAAAAAAGGCCTCTCCGGACGGGGACCCACCAGACTCATCTCACCCTTTAAAACATTTATAAACTGCGGGATCTCATCCAAACGCGTCTTCCGGATAAACCTGCCCACAGGTGTTATTCTGGGATCATCTTCCGATGCCCATTGAGGGCCACTGTACTTCTCCGCATCAGAATACATTGAACGAAACTTGTACATCGTAAAATTTTTCCCGTTACGCCCGACACGCGTCTGCTTATATATCGCAGGCCCGCTCGATGTCATCCGGATAATCGCTGCCAGGGCAAGCCAGAACGGAGCACCAATTGACAAAATAGCAAAAGAAACCACTATATCCATCAGCCGCTTTATCTGCGCCTCCCAGGACGGCATGTGGTCCTGAAGAAGCACCATCAGCGGCACTCCAAAAATCTGATGTGTCTTTAGGTGCCCCGATATGACATCAATAAGAGATGGCACCATGTAGATATCTACCTTTATGTCACCGCAATACTCCAGAATCTTCTGAATCTCATTAGGAGAGGTACTCACATGTGCAATTATCAATCCCCCGACTTTCTCTTTCTTTACAACTGCGGGTATATCGGAATAAATCCCCCAGACACGATACTCCTCGAAAACAGACCCTTCCTTCCGTCCGTCATCGTCTATAAAACCCACTACCTTGTAACCAAGCTGCGGATATTTTGACAAATCCTTCACCAGACGCGATCCCGATTCATTCGCACCGATAATGATGACATTCGTGACCGCAATCCCGCGCATAAACATCATCGCCAGTATCGTATGCATGGTCATCCTGTTTGCAGCCGCAAAAAAAAGCATGCACGAACCATACGTCAGGAGAATGGCGAATTTGGTACGGGTAAGAAAGACCCAGATATCTCCGGTATTGACAAAGTCCATTATCTGTGAGGCACTGGTGACAAGAAACAGCAGAAACAATCCTATAAAAACAGTACGCGCCACCACAAACAACTCGTCAAGACGGGACTCCTTGTACCAGTCTCTGTAAAGACCTGTAAGAAAAAAGAGAATAACCCACAAGCCGGATACAATAATTGATGGCTGGAGGTATGATGCCAGATCGAGATATGGATTGTAAACCTCAGGGAAAAGATTTGATTTGTAGCGAAGCCAGAATGCCGTGAAAAAGGCAATGTTGATAGACAATACATCGAAGAAAAAGGTAATCAGTTTTTCAAAAAACCGCACAGCCATTCTGGTATCCTTTGATAAAGGATTCAAAAAGCTCTGCTCCGGTCAGCAGTTTCTCGCTCTCAGCATCCTTTTCAGTGTATCTTTTGACAGTACCGGCCTCTATGCCCCTGCCGCATATTGCATAGGGAACCGGTCCGGAGGCATGTGTCTTCAGAGAAACAGGTGTGGCATGATCCGGAGCAACCAGAATACGCATATCATTTCTCTCTTCCTGAAAACGGATCATCTCTCCCACAACATACCTGTCAAACTCCTCGATGGCCTGAACTTTCTTCTGTAAAGACCCCTCATGTGAGGTCTCATCTGGCGCCTCCACATGCAGATACACCAGATCCTCGCTCTCAAGCGCCTCTATCGCGGTTGCCACTTTACCAGTGTAGTTTGTCCCCAGATACCCGGTAGCACCCTGTACAGAACGAATCCGCAAACCTGCCAGTGCCCCAAGCCCTTTAACCAGATCAACCGCG
This window of the Fibrobacter sp. genome carries:
- a CDS encoding sugar transferase, encoding MAVRFFEKLITFFFDVLSINIAFFTAFWLRYKSNLFPEVYNPYLDLASYLQPSIIVSGLWVILFFLTGLYRDWYKESRLDELFVVARTVFIGLFLLFLVTSASQIMDFVNTGDIWVFLTRTKFAILLTYGSCMLFFAAANRMTMHTILAMMFMRGIAVTNVIIIGANESGSRLVKDLSKYPQLGYKVVGFIDDDGRKEGSVFEEYRVWGIYSDIPAVVKKEKVGGLIIAHVSTSPNEIQKILEYCGDIKVDIYMVPSLIDVISGHLKTHQIFGVPLMVLLQDHMPSWEAQIKRLMDIVVSFAILSIGAPFWLALAAIIRMTSSGPAIYKQTRVGRNGKNFTMYKFRSMYSDAEKYSGPQWASEDDPRITPVGRFIRKTRLDEIPQFINVLKGEMSLVGPRPERPFFVEQLKKEIPWYVRRIKMKPGITGWAQVKHKYDSSIEDVKQKVIYDLYYFENMSLNLDLKILLRTFLVVLTGKGAH